In Rutidosis leptorrhynchoides isolate AG116_Rl617_1_P2 chromosome 2, CSIRO_AGI_Rlap_v1, whole genome shotgun sequence, one genomic interval encodes:
- the LOC139893056 gene encoding E3 ubiquitin-protein ligase ATL6-like, with protein sequence MNLSKHNFIIILLISLSISLVRSQPSPPPDAYYARFSPSIAIIIVVLAAALFLMAFCSIYLRRHSTNGGGSIRAALSLRRARMMAATRGLSADVLQTFPTFTYSTVKGLKIGKGALECAVCLNEFEDEETIRLIPKCDHVFHAECIDAWLESHVTCPVCRSDLVPKPGDENITTVIEERDNNDNSNVSIRVDDDVITDGNPVLGRNQSEKTNLPPKSVSRPGLFEKFRSHSTGHSLVQPGENTDRFTLRLPEQVRKQVISDALLNRSGSTVGMRGEGSSRKGYRTGEGSSRGRIYKRNGSLDRVAVRSDRWVFSRAPSFLSRAFSVRSPKIMSDSGGASTSAVTGGTIPLNNIGPKSDEPGYKDACSGRPPV encoded by the coding sequence ATGAATCTTTCAAAACATAATttcataattatattactaatttcACTTTCAATTTCATTAGTGAGATCACAACCTTCACCACCACCAGATGCATATTACGCTAGATTCAGTCCTTCAATTGCGATCATCATCGTTGTCCTTGCTGCTGCTCTTTTTCTCATGGCTTTTTGCTCAATTTACCTCCGTCGACATTCAACCAACGGCGGGGGCAGCATCCGTGCTGCCCTTTCCTTGCGCCGCGCTCGAATGATGGCGGCTACACGCGGTCTGAGCGCGGACGTCTTACAAACTTTTCCTACTTTCACTTACTCAACAGTCAAAGGATTGAAAATTGGTAAAGGCGCGCTTGAATGCGCAGTTTGtcttaatgaatttgaagatgaagAGACAATTCGATTGATACCGAAATGTGATCACGTGTTTCATGCCGAGTGTATTGATGCTTGGCTTGAAAGTCACGTGACGTGTCCGGTATGTAGATCGGATCTCGTTCCTAAACCTGGTGATGAGAACATCACCACCGTGATTGAGGAAcgagataataatgataattcgaaTGTTTCGATTCGGGTTGATGATGACGTCATCACTGACGGGAATCCGGTCCTTGGTAGGAATCAAAGTGAGAAAACAAACCTACCACCAAAGTCTGTTTCTAGACCGGGTTTATTTGAGAAGTTTAGATCACACTCGACCGGACATTCATTGGTTCAACCGGGTGAGAACACGGACCGGTTCACGTTAAGGTTACCGGAGCAAGTGAGAAAGCAAGTGATATCAGATGCTTTACTGAACCGGTCTGGAAGTACGGTTGGAATGCGTGGAGAAGGGAGTTCAAGAAAAGGGTACCGAACCGGAGAAGGTAGTAGCAGGGGGAGAATTTACAAACGAAATGGGAGTTTAGACCGGGTTGCTGTACGGTCCGACCGGTGGGTTTTTTCAAGGGCGCCTTCGTTTTTGTCCAGAGCGTTTTCTGTTAGGTCTCCAAAAATTATGTCAGATAGCGGTGGTGCATCGACGTCAGCCGTGACCGGCGGCACGATTCCTTTGAATAATATTGGGCCGAAGAGTGACGAACCCGGTTATAAAGATGCTTGTTCAGGTAGACCACCGGTTTAG